A single region of the Geobacillus subterraneus genome encodes:
- a CDS encoding response regulator transcription factor yields the protein MNLRLSSRLDAILKEGWNVIEHHRDSILSAWLYKYGELEDKQHAAAQPLRLAIDAFSSRWIHPMNDIAEWLASFRREWEKRNGELSSNQSTAILSMMENAVHEAIQSDGVMDFRVHQAIQYVFLKLHESVNTSDCTEFDLEQFLEQIVSSKQLPIAWIAQLVRTANGLFIVAKWYGNAADALIDSAVYGETIFALCERILSRMDTSRTRLIPLPWGDDLLLVCTEGEDRFAIPFLLHALEQFHAAQKTFIRTKEQHLWKDAVLLFDQWIMRAKSLYQAIEYISTGFVAYLPFERCALFAYSSTHKSGFGLYGYQLDNHEIKSIHEHIDNLPFIKRYIHQMTNVPPIYIRHAEQALPMKYVKQFQLESIVIAPIYAPSENRLIGVAILDCGPKTAFQLPNDLYTAMMKFGQSAGEILAKCSGGRPELVPSTPHLSPREIEVLKLVAEGASTYETAKRLHLSEYTVRDYVSAILQKMNAKNRTEAIVKAIRDGII from the coding sequence ATGAACTTGCGCCTCTCAAGCCGATTGGACGCCATTTTGAAAGAAGGGTGGAATGTGATCGAACATCACCGCGACAGCATTCTTTCTGCTTGGTTATACAAATATGGTGAACTGGAGGACAAACAGCACGCCGCCGCCCAGCCTTTGCGGCTTGCCATTGACGCGTTCTCTTCGCGATGGATCCATCCGATGAATGATATCGCCGAATGGCTGGCGTCGTTTCGCCGCGAATGGGAAAAACGAAATGGAGAACTGTCGTCCAACCAATCGACCGCCATTTTATCGATGATGGAAAACGCGGTCCACGAAGCCATTCAGTCGGACGGTGTTATGGATTTCCGTGTCCATCAAGCCATTCAGTACGTTTTTTTGAAGCTTCATGAGTCCGTTAATACTTCTGATTGCACGGAATTCGATTTGGAGCAGTTTCTTGAGCAAATCGTTTCATCCAAGCAGTTGCCGATCGCATGGATCGCCCAATTGGTAAGAACAGCCAATGGATTATTCATCGTCGCCAAATGGTATGGGAACGCGGCTGATGCGCTTATCGACAGCGCGGTGTACGGAGAGACGATTTTCGCTTTATGTGAACGCATTCTTTCCCGCATGGATACCAGCAGAACGCGATTGATCCCGCTCCCATGGGGGGACGATCTTTTGCTCGTTTGTACCGAAGGGGAAGATCGGTTCGCCATCCCGTTTCTTCTTCACGCTCTTGAACAGTTTCATGCCGCTCAGAAGACTTTCATCCGCACGAAAGAGCAGCATCTTTGGAAAGACGCAGTCTTGTTGTTTGATCAATGGATCATGCGAGCCAAATCGCTCTATCAGGCAATTGAATACATTTCAACTGGATTTGTCGCCTACCTGCCATTCGAACGATGTGCGCTGTTCGCCTATTCCAGCACTCATAAAAGCGGATTTGGACTGTACGGCTATCAGCTTGATAATCATGAAATCAAAAGCATTCATGAACATATTGACAATCTTCCTTTCATTAAGCGATACATTCACCAAATGACAAACGTACCACCGATTTACATCCGCCATGCGGAGCAAGCATTGCCGATGAAATACGTCAAGCAGTTTCAACTTGAATCAATCGTCATTGCCCCGATTTATGCACCGTCGGAAAACCGGCTCATCGGCGTCGCCATTTTGGATTGTGGCCCGAAGACAGCCTTTCAATTGCCCAATGACCTCTACACGGCGATGATGAAATTCGGACAAAGTGCGGGGGAGATTTTGGCCAAGTGCAGCGGCGGCCGTCCGGAGCTCGTTCCATCGACGCCTCACCTGTCGCCACGGGAAATCGAGGTGCTGAAGCTCGTCGCCGAAGGTGCGTCAACCTATGAGACCGCGAAACGGCTCCATTTGAGCGAGTATACGGTGCGCGACTATGTGTCGGCGATTTTGCAAAAAATGAACGCCAAAAACCGGACGGAAGCCATCGTCAAGGCCATTCGCGACGGGATCATTTAA
- a CDS encoding DUF6114 domain-containing protein, with protein MRKIVEMGQMTAIGALTGAFISGIVVRGGVNGALWGGLLLAVVLSLLVWFFSNRPTAMVRMKYGAAAFLPGMLVGGSQWVSLGAVGAVVGGIASSVLAAFLAHDIIEKQEEQGRYIRTRFHYIWLFFGGSVATFCALNAFFAVEQAVPWQTWVRSIPMVVQTSVVLAVVLLGSVICVGWKKRNAETWQQAWTSARRPRGVLVVGGMVAIIAASLFHYGFLSVHTAARFVGPLLSYAFGWMLPCAVGYLLAANRRRPVLGSVLAMIGAVFVLIVGISVFPMLLLPGSGLMWAGLVTGLVMIVLAILSIIKPQSHVVLGSFLILASILSFVGAAGGLIIGGIIGLLGGALVAGWNGRQAGETDSDYPPPASPLPNRSSTMTG; from the coding sequence ATGAGGAAAATAGTTGAAATGGGACAAATGACGGCCATCGGTGCGCTGACGGGCGCGTTTATCAGTGGAATCGTCGTTCGCGGTGGAGTGAACGGAGCGCTGTGGGGGGGACTGTTGTTGGCGGTCGTTCTCTCCTTGCTTGTCTGGTTCTTTTCTAACCGTCCAACGGCGATGGTCCGCATGAAATACGGAGCGGCTGCTTTTTTGCCGGGGATGCTTGTTGGTGGCAGCCAATGGGTGTCGCTTGGGGCTGTCGGCGCTGTGGTGGGAGGGATAGCAAGCAGCGTGCTGGCTGCTTTTTTGGCACATGACATCATCGAGAAGCAGGAAGAACAAGGACGATACATTCGCACACGGTTTCATTATATTTGGTTGTTTTTTGGAGGATCCGTTGCGACGTTTTGTGCTTTGAACGCCTTTTTTGCCGTTGAGCAGGCGGTGCCGTGGCAAACATGGGTGCGCTCCATTCCTATGGTGGTTCAGACATCGGTCGTTCTGGCTGTCGTGCTGCTTGGGTCTGTCATTTGCGTCGGTTGGAAAAAGAGAAACGCTGAAACTTGGCAGCAAGCGTGGACGTCTGCCCGCCGCCCGAGAGGAGTGCTAGTGGTTGGTGGAATGGTGGCCATCATCGCCGCTTCGCTTTTCCATTACGGCTTTTTGTCTGTCCATACCGCCGCCCGCTTCGTCGGTCCTCTGTTGTCGTATGCCTTCGGTTGGATGTTGCCGTGTGCTGTCGGGTATTTGCTTGCCGCCAACCGCCGTCGCCCTGTTTTAGGATCGGTGCTGGCGATGATTGGTGCGGTGTTTGTCTTGATTGTAGGTATCAGTGTGTTTCCAATGTTGTTGCTTCCTGGAAGTGGACTGATGTGGGCTGGGCTGGTAACGGGGTTGGTGATGATCGTTTTGGCCATTTTAAGCATCATCAAGCCGCAAAGCCATGTGGTACTCGGCAGTTTTCTCATTCTTGCTTCCATTCTTTCGTTTGTCGGTGCAGCCGGCGGCCTGATCATCGGGGGCATCATCGGTCTTTTGGGCGGTGCGCTGGTGGCGGGATGGAACGGACGGCAAGCGGGGGAGACGGACAGCGACTATCCTCCTCCCGCTTCACCTCTTCCCAACCGCTCATCAACGATGACGGGATGA
- a CDS encoding MogA/MoaB family molybdenum cofactor biosynthesis protein, with protein sequence MSTTEHKQEALKTVRCKVITISDTRTEETDRSGRLMIELLTEAGHEVVSYEVVKDEADAIREAVLDGCRRADVDAVLTNGGTGIAKRDVTIETVKALLEKELVGFGELFRFLSYTEDIGPAAMLSRAVAGVAMDTAVFCTPGSTGAVRLAMTKLILSELGHVIREIRKDR encoded by the coding sequence ATGAGCACGACCGAACATAAGCAAGAAGCGCTCAAAACCGTCCGCTGCAAAGTCATCACTATCAGCGACACGAGAACGGAGGAAACCGACCGGAGCGGCCGGCTGATGATCGAGCTGCTCACGGAAGCCGGGCATGAGGTCGTCAGCTATGAGGTCGTCAAAGACGAAGCGGACGCCATTCGCGAGGCGGTGCTGGACGGCTGCCGCCGCGCCGATGTTGATGCGGTGCTCACCAACGGCGGCACCGGCATCGCCAAGCGCGACGTGACGATCGAAACGGTGAAAGCGCTGCTTGAGAAAGAACTCGTCGGCTTTGGCGAGCTGTTCCGCTTCCTAAGCTACACCGAAGACATCGGCCCGGCCGCCATGCTGTCGCGCGCCGTCGCCGGCGTGGCGATGGACACCGCCGTCTTTTGCACTCCCGGCTCCACCGGCGCTGTGCGCCTCGCGATGACGAAGCTCATCTTGTCGGAGCTCGGGCATGTCATAAGAGAGATTCGGAAAGACCGGTAA